One Podarcis raffonei isolate rPodRaf1 chromosome 3, rPodRaf1.pri, whole genome shotgun sequence genomic region harbors:
- the CEP68 gene encoding centrosomal protein of 68 kDa produces MALEVEKSPFEASLSAKAKCYGRWNYRELEMDHSELVSKVYQPSAVEEEEPLPKETAVGELKAIENAGHTFPGIFRRTEKCDKMSSTASNKFCKMKAKVKYVERRPLISEVAPSFSRGGLFPEEQQVTSAEDSDSAEPLQGLLEITTKAMDSTFYSPPTKPLYSLDADERSQVTVAPYSSTPKHPPGKINHRFDAVTPAFPRTSFTLQPSEDSGFDQQGMARSKSFWGAGALSLSPETSAPWQLPSLPDTSGNHMLGAPGHIALDSSPTVGHMRKMSSFQADYWACAIPDCLPPSPDRQSPHWDPNKEYEDLLDYTYPLRPKHKLAKNPRESSVHDSGVDLNSLSISPESTLKSMNLQGQEPLGAEIPHSEGFPTPLLEKSECPLPVSHYRLSPVGKVSFSDGVPSPGRTRISGEIAHGLSPMCPRPVPFDSCSLDERRWDTRGYGCLTKRDAVSSNFIRSTRVLPLQNGSSSDEEYLSLPPRLKELETLAQQLTELSLIIRNPEHFAYADVNGEQLPLEAQRDGGASKNQWETDGDSCHTCSFHEHIEEDLPSNQSCQDQEGFPGEAASSIDLLKTRFLESGGHHVEQETTRCRDSLALHMRIFCCQLEELICWLHKVAEVTDNWIPPKPDVGSVKAALQSYLEFKKDLADHQTLTENVLQDGDKLLKCMVSDSPVLQNTLGLIAKQSDRLESHAERLYETLLAAMDTLGDGLIKNCDAQQTAAQAESSR; encoded by the exons ATGGCCTTGGAGGTAGAAAAATCTCCTTTTGAGGCATCGTTGAGTGCGAAGGCCAAATGCTATGGGAGGTGGAACTACCGAGAACTCGAGATGGACCACTCTGAACTAGTTAGCAAGGTTTACCAGCCTTCagctgtggaagaagaagagcctTTGCCCAAAGAAACAGCGGTTGGAGAGCTCAAGGCCATAGAGAATGCTGGCCATACATTTCCTGGCATTTTCCGGAGAACTGAAAAATGTGATAAGATGTCTTCAACGGCTTCTAACAAGTTTTGCAAGATGAAAGCAAAAGTAAAGTATGTGGAGAGACGGCCGCTCATCAGTGAAGTAGCTCCCAGTTTTAGCAGAGGTGGTCTGTTTCCAGAAGAACAACAG GTGACCTCAGCAGAAGACTCCGATTCTGCAGAGCCGcttcaggggttgctggaaatcacaaccAAAGCTATGGACTCAACATTTTACAGCCCTCCCACCAAACCCCTCTACAGCCTCGATGCCGATGAGAGGAGCCAAGTGACAGTTGCGCCTTATTCATCCACTCCCAAACACCCGCCAGGTAAAATAAACCACCGTTTTGATGCTGTGACACCTGCGTTCCCTCGGACTAGCTTCACCTTACAGCCTTCAGAAGACTCCGGTTTTGATCAGCAGGGGATGGCGAGATCAAAGAGCTTTTGGGGGGCCGGGGCTCTTTCGTTGTCCCCTGAAACATCTGCTCCCTGGCAGCTGCCTAGTCTCCCTGACACTTCAGGAAACCACATGCTGGGCGCACCCGGGCACATAGCTTTGGATAGCTCCCCCACAGTGGGTCACATGAGAAAGATGTCCTCCTTCCAGGCGGACTACTGGGCGTGTGCCATACCCGATTGCTTGCCCCCATCGCCAGACCGCCAGTCGCCCCATTGGGACCCTAATAAAGAATATGAGGACTTGCTTGATTACACCTATCCTTTGAGGCCGAAGCACAAGCTTGCAAAGAACCCCAGAGAGTCTTCTGTCCACGATTCTGGGGTTGACCTCAATAGCCTTTCCATTTCTCCTGAAAGTACCTTGAAGTCCATGAACCTGCAAGGACAGGAACCCCTGGGTGCAGAGATCCCACACTCAGAGGGCTTTCCAACCCCTTTATTGGAAAAGTCAGAATGCCCCCTTCCAGTTTCTCACTACAGACTCTCACCTGTTGGGAAAGTGTCCTTTTCTGATGGTGTTCCCTCTCCTGGGAGAACTCGCATCTCTGGAGAGATAGCGCATGGCTTGTCTCCTATGTGCCCACGACCAGTTCCATTTGATTCATGCAGCTTGGATGAAAGACGCTGGGACACAAGGGGATATGGCTGCCTTACAAAGAGAGATGCTGTCAGTAGCAACTTCATACGCTCCACAAGAGTGCTGCCTTTACAAAACGGGAGTTCCAGTGATGAAGAGTATCTCTCCTTACCACCCAGGCTCAAGGAGTTAGAGACGTTGGCTCAGCAGCTGACTGAGCTTTCACTGATCATAAGGAACCCTGAACATTTTGCATATGCCGATGTGAATGGAGAGCAGCTTCCACTGGAGGCTCAGAGAGATGGTGGAGCCAGCAAGAATCAGTGGGAAACAGATGGTGATTCTTGTCATACGTGTAGCTTCCATGAACACATTGAAGAAGACCTTCCGAGCAACCAAAGCTGCCAGGACCAGGAGGGGTTTCCAGGAGAGGCTGCTAGTAGCATTGACTTGCTCAAGACAAGATTCCTCGAGAGCGGAGGTCATCATGTCGAGCAAGAGACAACCCGATGCAGAGACTCCCTTGCACTGCATATGagg ATATTTTGCTGTCAACTAGAAGAGCTCATTTGTTGGCTGCACAAAGTAGCAGAAGTTACAGACAACTGGATTCCTCCCAAGCCAGATGTTGGAAGTGTCAAGGCAGCGTTACAAAGCTACCTG GAGTTCAAAAAGGATTTAGCTGACCACCAGACACTGACTGAAAATGTCTTGCAAGATGGAGATAAGCTTCTCAAATGCATGGTATCAGATTCACCAG TTTTACAGAACACTCTCGGCTTGATCGCCAAACAATCTGACAGGCTTGAAAGCCATGCTGAACGCCTGTATGAGACTCTCCTAGCAGCTATGGACACTCTTGGCGATGGCTTGATAAAGAATTGTGATGCTCAGCAAACGGCTGCCCAGGCAGAGTCGTCAAG ATAA
- the RAB1A gene encoding ras-related protein Rab-1A isoform X2 — translation MSSMNPEYDYLFKLLLIGDSGVGKSCLLLRFADDTYTESYISTIGVDFKIRTIELDGKTIKLQIWDTAGQERFRTITSSYYRGAHGIIVVYDVTDQESFNNVKQWLQEIDRYASENVNKLLVGNKCDLTTKKVVDYTTAKEFADSLGIPFLETSAKNATNVEQSFMTMAAEIKKRMGPGATAGGAEKSNVKIQSTPVKQSSGGCC, via the exons ATGTCAAGCATGAATCCCGAATA TGACTATTTATTCAAGCTGCTTCTGATTGGAGACTCTGGTGTTGGAAAATCTTGCCTTCTGCTTAGGTTTGCA GATGATACGTACACAGAAAGCTACATCAGCACAATTGGCGTGGACTTTAAAATCAGAACTATAGAGTTAGATGGGAAAACAATCAAACTTCAGATA TGGGATACGGCAGGCCAAGAGAGATTTCGAACTATCACTTCTAGTTACTACAGAGGAGCTCATGGCATCATAGTTGTGTATGATGTTACAGATCAG GAGTCTTTCAATAATGTAAAACAGTGGCTTCAAGAAATAGATCGTTATGCCAGTGAAAATGTTAACAAGTTGTTGGTAGGGAACAAGTGTGATCTGACCACAAAGAAAGTAGTAGACTATACAACAGCAAAG GAATTTGCAGATTCCCTTGGGATTCCTTTTTTGGAAACCAGTGCAAAGAATGCAACAAATGTAGAACAGTCTTTCATGACCATGGCTGCTGAGATCAAAAAACGGATGGGCCCTGGAGCTACAGCAGGTGGTGCAGAGAAGTCCAATGTTAAAATTCAGAGCACTCCCGTCAAGCAGTCCAGTGGAGGTTGCTGCTAA
- the RAB1A gene encoding ras-related protein Rab-1A isoform X1: MTSVGRETGDYLFKLLLIGDSGVGKSCLLLRFADDTYTESYISTIGVDFKIRTIELDGKTIKLQIWDTAGQERFRTITSSYYRGAHGIIVVYDVTDQESFNNVKQWLQEIDRYASENVNKLLVGNKCDLTTKKVVDYTTAKEFADSLGIPFLETSAKNATNVEQSFMTMAAEIKKRMGPGATAGGAEKSNVKIQSTPVKQSSGGCC, encoded by the exons ATGACCTCTGTCGGGAGAGAGACAGG TGACTATTTATTCAAGCTGCTTCTGATTGGAGACTCTGGTGTTGGAAAATCTTGCCTTCTGCTTAGGTTTGCA GATGATACGTACACAGAAAGCTACATCAGCACAATTGGCGTGGACTTTAAAATCAGAACTATAGAGTTAGATGGGAAAACAATCAAACTTCAGATA TGGGATACGGCAGGCCAAGAGAGATTTCGAACTATCACTTCTAGTTACTACAGAGGAGCTCATGGCATCATAGTTGTGTATGATGTTACAGATCAG GAGTCTTTCAATAATGTAAAACAGTGGCTTCAAGAAATAGATCGTTATGCCAGTGAAAATGTTAACAAGTTGTTGGTAGGGAACAAGTGTGATCTGACCACAAAGAAAGTAGTAGACTATACAACAGCAAAG GAATTTGCAGATTCCCTTGGGATTCCTTTTTTGGAAACCAGTGCAAAGAATGCAACAAATGTAGAACAGTCTTTCATGACCATGGCTGCTGAGATCAAAAAACGGATGGGCCCTGGAGCTACAGCAGGTGGTGCAGAGAAGTCCAATGTTAAAATTCAGAGCACTCCCGTCAAGCAGTCCAGTGGAGGTTGCTGCTAA